A single region of the Buchnera aphidicola (Formosaphis micheliae) genome encodes:
- a CDS encoding DUF2076 domain-containing protein → MELEDKKIIENLFNRLDHVEKNSVSRDTVAEQLIKDLLIKQSNAPYYMVQIILVQETAIKKLNDDIAKLENKIVVMKEENKKNNSSGFLSGLFGSSNKENNQKNIKNSWNETNNTGNMQQRPQVLDHNKPTSGYVATNHGNSNVFSGSGNHHPIGSFLGSALQTATGVAGGIVMGNMLMNLFQHKHSEEELFNNMHNASDSHLYSTSSIQNAEEINKFDNIKQEESSNFYNETDHYSDNSIVHDEFNNDDLDTDIDINDDDSSYI, encoded by the coding sequence ATGGAACTAGAAGATAAAAAAATAATAGAAAATTTGTTTAATCGTTTAGATCATGTAGAGAAAAATTCTGTATCTCGAGATACTGTTGCTGAACAGTTAATAAAAGATTTATTAATTAAACAATCTAATGCGCCATATTACATGGTACAAATTATTTTAGTACAAGAAACAGCTATTAAAAAATTAAATGATGATATTGCTAAGTTAGAAAATAAAATTGTTGTTATGAAAGAAGAAAATAAAAAAAATAATTCATCTGGTTTTTTATCTGGTTTATTTGGATCTAGTAATAAGGAGAATAATCAAAAAAATATAAAAAATTCTTGGAATGAAACTAATAACACAGGTAATATGCAGCAACGACCTCAAGTTTTAGATCATAATAAACCTACTTCTGGATATGTTGCTACAAATCATGGTAATAGTAATGTGTTTTCTGGATCTGGTAATCATCATCCTATAGGTAGTTTTCTTGGTAGTGCTTTACAAACAGCTACTGGTGTAGCAGGTGGTATAGTGATGGGTAATATGTTGATGAATTTATTTCAACATAAACATTCTGAAGAAGAATTATTTAATAACATGCATAATGCTTCTGACTCACATTTGTATTCTACTTCTAGTATACAAAACGCAGAAGAGATAAACAAATTTGATAATATAAAACAAGAAGAGTCTTCTAATTTTTATAATGAAACAGATCATTATTCTGATAATTCAATAGTACATGATGAATTTAATAATGATGATTTAGATACTGATATTGACATTAATGATGATGATAGCAGCTACATTTAA
- a CDS encoding peroxiredoxin — protein sequence MTLVTKPAPDFTTSAVLHNDTIIENFNLYKTIHNKKCILFFWPMDFTFVCPSEIIAFNQLYSEFLKRDTEIIGVSCDSVFVHYAWRQTSIKKGGIGNIQYTIVSDIKREIQKIYEIEHPSIGVALRASFLIDKNKIIRHQVINDLPFGRNINELLRMIDAVQFNDIHGEVCPAQWTQGKDAIKPSPNGILDYCSKNRDYSK from the coding sequence ATGACTTTAGTAACTAAACCTGCCCCAGATTTTACAACATCTGCAGTTTTACATAATGATACAATTATTGAAAATTTTAATTTATATAAAACAATCCACAACAAAAAATGCATTCTATTTTTTTGGCCAATGGATTTTACATTCGTATGTCCATCAGAAATTATAGCTTTTAACCAATTGTATTCTGAATTCCTTAAAAGAGATACAGAAATTATTGGAGTATCATGTGATTCTGTTTTCGTACATTATGCATGGCGTCAAACTTCTATAAAAAAAGGAGGTATTGGTAATATACAATATACTATAGTCTCAGATATAAAAAGAGAAATACAAAAAATATATGAAATTGAACATCCTAGTATCGGCGTAGCTCTAAGAGCATCTTTTTTAATAGACAAAAATAAAATTATTCGACATCAAGTAATAAATGACTTACCTTTTGGAAGAAATATTAATGAACTACTAAGAATGATAGATGCTGTACAATTTAATGATATACATGGAGAAGTATGTCCAGCTCAATGGACACAAGGAAAAGATGCTATAAAACCTTCTCCTAATGGAATATTAGATTATTGTAGTAAAAATAGAGATTATTCAAAATAG
- the grpE gene encoding nucleotide exchange factor GrpE: MNNQSNNLEKKKSKPNKEYDLDKDISIDKKKNDTIINKTVLDETKLQEEINQINKQIKEIKLRGQAKIDNIRKINQSNIKLIKYNKLEEFSKKILPIIDYLEEIIKISHKKNIQNSNIIQGLELTLQSLLNIIEKFGIKREGKENELFQDHLHQSVSNQTSEIIPPNHIISVIKFGYTLNNIVLRKALVQLSI; this comes from the coding sequence GTGAATAATCAATCTAATAATCTAGAAAAAAAAAAATCTAAACCAAATAAAGAATACGACTTGGATAAAGATATTTCAATAGACAAAAAAAAAAATGATACAATTATTAATAAAACAGTCTTAGATGAAACAAAATTACAAGAAGAAATTAATCAAATAAATAAACAAATAAAAGAAATTAAACTAAGAGGTCAAGCTAAGATAGATAATATTAGAAAAATAAATCAATCAAATATAAAATTAATAAAATATAATAAATTAGAAGAATTTTCCAAAAAAATATTACCCATAATAGATTATTTAGAAGAAATAATAAAAATATCCCATAAAAAAAATATACAAAATTCAAACATCATACAAGGCTTAGAATTAACTTTACAATCACTATTAAATATAATTGAAAAATTTGGAATAAAAAGAGAAGGCAAAGAAAATGAATTATTTCAAGATCATTTGCATCAATCTGTATCCAATCAAACTTCTGAAATTATTCCACCAAATCATATTATTTCTGTAATAAAATTTGGATATACTCTAAATAATATTGTATTGAGAAAAGCCTTAGTTCAATTATCTATATGA
- the nadK gene encoding NAD(+) kinase codes for MKAFLNYIGLVGYPCNKNVLETHQVLYHWLIKKGYEVMIEYQLSKELLSIKSPNIGNLSKIGQCCDLAIVVGGDGNLLCAGYILSSYNIKIIGINRGNLGFLTDLNPDTALQQLSDVLSGQFTIENRFLLDVHIFKKLDKLHVNTVINEAVLHSEKVAHMIEFEVYIDEHFAFSQRSDGLIISTPTGSTGYSLSAGGPILEASLEAIVLVPMFPHTLSARPLVVKSSSIIYLKFPNWYNELKISCDSQRVLSINSQDTVVIRRSHNSLNLIHPKNYSYFNTLTTKLNWLKKYF; via the coding sequence ATGAAAGCGTTTTTAAATTATATTGGTCTAGTTGGTTATCCTTGTAATAAGAATGTATTAGAAACACATCAGGTGCTTTATCATTGGTTAATTAAAAAAGGTTATGAAGTGATGATTGAATATCAATTATCTAAAGAATTATTGTCCATTAAATCTCCTAACATAGGTAATTTGTCTAAAATAGGTCAATGTTGTGATTTAGCAATAGTAGTAGGTGGAGATGGTAATTTACTATGCGCAGGTTATATTTTATCTAGTTATAATATCAAAATTATTGGTATTAATCGTGGAAATTTAGGATTTTTAACTGATTTAAATCCAGATACAGCGTTGCAACAATTATCTGATGTATTATCTGGACAATTTACGATAGAAAACAGATTTTTGTTGGATGTTCATATATTTAAAAAATTAGATAAATTACATGTTAATACAGTAATTAATGAAGCTGTATTGCATTCGGAAAAAGTGGCACATATGATAGAATTTGAGGTCTATATTGATGAACATTTTGCTTTTTCTCAGAGATCTGATGGATTAATTATTTCTACTCCTACTGGTTCTACAGGATATTCACTTTCTGCAGGAGGACCTATTCTAGAAGCTTCTTTAGAAGCTATTGTATTAGTTCCTATGTTTCCTCATACTTTATCTGCTCGTCCATTGGTTGTAAAGAGTTCAAGTATAATTTATTTGAAATTTCCTAACTGGTATAATGAATTAAAAATTAGTTGTGATAGTCAAAGAGTATTATCGATTAATAGTCAGGATACAGTGGTGATTCGTCGCAGTCATAATTCTCTTAATTTAATTCATCCGAAAAACTATAGTTATTTTAATACTTTAACAACTAAATTAAATTGGTTAAAAAAGTATTTCTAA
- the grxD gene encoding Grx4 family monothiol glutaredoxin: MNIIEIIKNQISKNPILLYMKGSPDSPNCGFSAQAVQALSLCKEKFAYIDVLKNPEIRTELPKYANWPTFPQLWIDGELIGGCNIIMEMVQNGSLKKLINETVLKYKINQE, from the coding sequence ATGAATATTATTGAAATAATAAAAAATCAAATTTCAAAAAATCCAATTTTACTGTATATGAAAGGTAGTCCAGATTCTCCTAATTGTGGTTTTTCAGCTCAGGCAGTACAAGCTTTGTCTTTGTGTAAAGAAAAATTTGCTTATATTGATGTTTTGAAAAATCCAGAAATACGTACGGAATTACCTAAATATGCTAATTGGCCTACTTTTCCTCAGTTATGGATAGATGGAGAACTAATAGGTGGTTGTAATATTATTATGGAAATGGTACAAAATGGATCACTTAAAAAATTAATTAATGAGACAGTATTGAAATATAAAATAAATCAAGAATAA
- the rnt gene encoding ribonuclease T, whose amino-acid sequence MSTNQEIHLLKNRFRGFYPVVIDVETAGFNAQTDALLEIGVTTLNMDEKGWLKKESSLHFHIIPFHGSTIQPEAIAFNRIDPFNPLRGAISEQEALFFIFEKIKKSMQNNNCSKSIIVAHNATFDHNFIMAAIKRTGIQNNPFHPFATFDTAALSGLVVGQTVLAKACKAAGLFFDNKQAHSALYDTQKTAELFCELVNRWKRLGGWPVHNENNT is encoded by the coding sequence ATGTCTACAAATCAAGAGATACATTTATTAAAAAATAGATTTCGTGGATTTTATCCAGTAGTAATAGATGTTGAAACAGCTGGATTTAATGCTCAAACTGACGCACTATTAGAAATAGGAGTAACTACACTTAATATGGATGAAAAAGGTTGGTTGAAAAAAGAATCTTCATTACATTTTCATATAATACCTTTTCACGGTTCTACTATTCAACCGGAAGCAATTGCTTTTAATCGAATTGATCCATTTAACCCATTAAGAGGAGCTATCAGTGAACAAGAAGCGTTATTTTTCATTTTTGAAAAAATAAAAAAAAGTATGCAAAATAATAACTGTTCTAAAAGTATTATAGTTGCACATAACGCAACATTTGATCATAATTTTATAATGGCAGCAATAAAAAGAACAGGAATACAAAATAATCCTTTTCATCCATTTGCTACATTTGATACAGCAGCATTAAGTGGTTTGGTTGTTGGACAAACTGTATTAGCTAAAGCTTGTAAAGCAGCAGGATTATTTTTTGATAATAAACAAGCCCATTCAGCTTTATATGATACACAAAAAACAGCTGAACTATTTTGTGAATTAGTCAATCGTTGGAAACGTTTAGGAGGATGGCCTGTACATAATGAAAATAATACATAA
- a CDS encoding Fe-Mn family superoxide dismutase — protein sequence MNHILPDLSYSYNDLEPYFDTETMTIHHVKHHQTYIDNLNKALENTVWSNFSIYELMTKLPEISIDKRTIIRNNGGGHINHSLFWKNLKIGTLLPITLKTAIEQSFGSIEQFKEKFEQIAMSHFGSGWIWVVKDNEMISIVTTVNQDNPIMGKSISGVYGMPILGLDLWEHAYYLHYKNKKIDYIKSFWNVVNWNEVLRRFEKNISDY from the coding sequence ATGAATCATATTTTACCTGATTTATCTTATAGTTATAATGATTTAGAACCTTATTTTGATACAGAAACAATGACTATTCATCATGTTAAACATCATCAAACATATATTGATAATTTAAATAAAGCATTAGAGAATACAGTTTGGAGTAATTTTTCTATTTATGAATTAATGACCAAATTACCGGAAATTTCTATAGATAAAAGAACAATCATACGAAATAATGGAGGTGGGCACATTAATCACAGTTTGTTTTGGAAAAATTTAAAAATTGGTACTTTATTACCTATAACTTTAAAGACTGCTATAGAACAATCATTTGGTTCTATAGAACAGTTTAAAGAAAAATTTGAACAGATAGCAATGAGTCATTTTGGTTCAGGATGGATATGGGTAGTGAAAGATAATGAGATGATTTCAATTGTTACAACTGTTAATCAAGATAATCCTATTATGGGTAAGAGTATTTCTGGTGTTTATGGTATGCCTATTTTAGGATTAGATTTATGGGAACATGCATATTATTTACATTATAAAAATAAAAAAATTGATTATATCAAATCGTTTTGGAATGTAGTAAATTGGAATGAAGTGTTAAGACGATTTGAAAAAAATATAAGTGATTATTAG
- the pth gene encoding aminoacyl-tRNA hydrolase translates to MIVGLANPINEYNHTRHNVGAWFLQVLAQHQNKYFIKEKQFFGFTSHISFLNKKIFLLIPNIYMNINGASVLAMSSYYKISLNNILIVHDELDLLPGKIKFKVGRGHNGHNGLRNIIKVFSEIISFSRISIGIGRPTTKKEVAKFVLSSPTQEEHVVINKIIKQTVKELIFT, encoded by the coding sequence ATGATAGTAGGATTAGCTAATCCTATTAATGAGTATAATCATACAAGACATAATGTTGGAGCTTGGTTTTTACAAGTATTAGCTCAACATCAAAATAAATATTTTATTAAAGAAAAACAGTTTTTTGGATTTACAAGTCATATATCTTTTTTAAATAAAAAAATTTTTTTGTTGATACCAAACATTTATATGAATATTAATGGAGCATCTGTATTAGCGATGTCTTCTTATTATAAAATTTCTTTAAATAATATATTAATCGTACATGATGAATTAGATTTATTACCAGGTAAAATAAAATTTAAAGTTGGTAGGGGACATAATGGTCATAATGGTTTAAGAAATATTATTAAAGTTTTTAGTGAAATAATATCTTTTTCTCGTATTTCTATAGGAATAGGTCGTCCAACAACAAAAAAAGAAGTTGCAAAATTTGTTTTATCATCGCCTACACAAGAGGAACATGTTGTTATTAATAAAATTATAAAACAAACGGTAAAAGAATTAATTTTTACTTAG
- the ychF gene encoding redox-regulated ATPase YchF, translating into MGFKCGIVGLPNVGKSTLFNALTKGSALAENFPFCTIKPNVGIALVYDSRLINIAKIVQSKKIIETFIEVVDIAGLVKGASKGEGLGNQFLNNIRETDAIIHVVRFFNDRKILHVYGESNPLQDIEMVNMELCLSDIHVCESYLIKINKKFNANSFVLKKEILILERCISHLNQFKSLRTLAIDTEEYCFIKHLRLLTLKPIIYVVNMNEEIYCASNTKDVFNKIKKMADMENSQVIPLCLTVESDLAYLKDHEKNNFMETFGIKKSGLNHIINSGYILLNLQTFFTAGKKEVRAWTISKGTVALDAAGKIHSDLKKGFIRAQVISYSDFITYKGEKRVKECGKLRNEGKQYRIQDGDIVNFLFNN; encoded by the coding sequence ATGGGTTTTAAATGTGGTATAGTTGGGTTACCTAATGTGGGTAAATCTACTTTGTTTAATGCTTTAACTAAAGGTTCTGCTTTAGCTGAAAATTTTCCATTTTGTACAATTAAACCAAACGTAGGCATTGCCTTAGTTTATGATTCAAGGTTAATTAATATTGCCAAGATAGTTCAATCTAAAAAAATTATAGAAACTTTTATTGAAGTTGTTGATATAGCTGGTTTAGTTAAAGGAGCTTCTAAAGGAGAAGGATTAGGAAATCAATTTTTAAACAATATTAGAGAAACTGACGCGATAATACATGTTGTACGTTTTTTTAACGATCGTAAAATTTTACATGTTTATGGAGAATCAAATCCTTTACAGGATATTGAAATGGTGAACATGGAATTATGTTTATCTGATATTCACGTATGTGAATCATATTTAATAAAGATAAATAAAAAATTTAACGCAAATAGTTTTGTTTTAAAAAAAGAAATTTTAATTTTAGAAAGATGTATATCTCATTTAAATCAATTTAAATCCTTAAGAACATTAGCAATTGATACGGAAGAATATTGTTTTATAAAACATTTACGATTATTGACTTTAAAACCGATAATATATGTAGTAAATATGAACGAAGAAATATATTGTGCTAGTAATACAAAAGATGTTTTTAATAAAATAAAAAAAATGGCTGACATGGAAAATTCTCAAGTAATTCCATTATGTCTTACTGTAGAATCAGATTTAGCATATTTAAAAGATCATGAAAAAAATAATTTTATGGAGACTTTTGGTATAAAAAAATCTGGTTTAAATCATATTATTAATTCAGGTTATATTTTATTGAATTTACAAACTTTTTTTACTGCTGGAAAAAAAGAAGTGAGAGCTTGGACAATTAGTAAAGGTACTGTTGCATTAGATGCAGCAGGTAAAATTCATTCAGATTTAAAAAAAGGTTTTATTAGAGCTCAAGTTATTTCTTATTCGGATTTTATAACATATAAAGGTGAAAAAAGAGTAAAAGAATGCGGTAAGTTACGTAATGAAGGAAAACAATATCGTATTCAAGATGGAGATATTGTAAACTTTTTATTTAACAATTAA
- the thrC gene encoding threonine synthase, with translation MKLYNLKNRKEIVNFSQAIKLGLGQQQGLFFPLEFPKINTNDLNKLLEMDFITRSSTILSYFIGDEINKYELTKRVKSAFSFTLPKLVQVTNNISCFELFHGPTLAFKDFGARFMSQMLSYFNQDENNKLITILTATSGDTGAAVAHAFYRMNNVRVIILYPKGKISELQEKLFCTLGKNITTIAINGSFDECQTLVKKAFNDTELKKNIGLNSANSINISRLLAQICYYFEAFALIPNKNRKNIVISVPCGNFGNLTAGLLAKSMGLPISSFIAATNANDTIPRLLKTGIWQPNPTISTISNAMDISQPNNWPRVEELFLRKHWELNKLGFGSVSDLETKDTLIELKKIGYISEPHAAIAYKLLREKLTDNQFGLFLGTAHPAKFKNTVENILNIILPVPKILKNLHNSHLLSYNMRPNFSKLRNFLLDT, from the coding sequence ATGAAATTATATAATCTAAAAAATAGAAAGGAAATAGTAAACTTTTCACAAGCCATTAAATTAGGATTAGGCCAACAACAAGGACTATTTTTTCCTTTAGAGTTTCCTAAAATTAATACAAATGATCTCAATAAACTTTTAGAAATGGATTTTATTACCAGAAGCAGCACTATACTCTCTTATTTTATTGGAGATGAAATCAATAAATATGAATTAACTAAAAGAGTAAAATCAGCTTTTTCTTTTACTCTACCAAAACTAGTACAAGTCACTAATAATATATCATGTTTTGAATTATTTCATGGGCCTACTTTAGCTTTTAAAGATTTTGGGGCGAGATTTATGTCTCAAATGTTATCTTACTTTAATCAAGATGAAAATAATAAACTTATTACTATTTTAACCGCTACTTCAGGAGATACTGGTGCAGCTGTAGCACATGCTTTTTATCGTATGAATAATGTCCGTGTAATTATATTATATCCAAAAGGAAAAATTAGTGAATTACAAGAAAAATTATTCTGTACTTTAGGGAAAAATATAACAACTATAGCCATTAATGGTAGTTTTGACGAATGTCAAACATTAGTAAAAAAAGCTTTTAATGATACAGAACTAAAAAAAAACATAGGTTTAAATTCAGCTAATTCTATTAACATAAGTAGACTACTAGCTCAAATTTGTTATTATTTTGAAGCTTTTGCATTAATTCCTAATAAAAACAGAAAAAACATAGTTATATCTGTTCCTTGCGGTAATTTTGGAAACTTAACAGCAGGATTGTTAGCTAAATCCATGGGACTACCAATTTCTTCATTTATAGCAGCTACTAATGCTAATGATACTATTCCTCGTCTTCTTAAAACGGGAATATGGCAACCTAATCCAACTATCTCTACTATTTCTAATGCAATGGATATTAGCCAACCGAATAATTGGCCAAGAGTAGAAGAATTATTCTTGAGAAAACATTGGGAGCTAAACAAATTAGGTTTCGGCAGTGTATCTGATTTAGAAACAAAAGATACCTTAATAGAGCTAAAAAAAATAGGTTATATTTCAGAACCTCATGCTGCTATAGCATATAAATTACTACGTGAAAAATTAACTGATAATCAATTTGGATTATTTTTAGGAACTGCTCATCCAGCAAAATTTAAAAATACAGTAGAAAATATTCTAAATATTATATTACCTGTACCTAAAATATTAAAAAATCTACATAACTCACATTTATTATCATATAATATGCGGCCAAATTTTTCTAAATTACGAAATTTTTTATTAGATACATAA
- the thrB gene encoding homoserine kinase: MVKFFSPASIGNVGVGFDVLGLAISPIDGSFLGDSISIKASNKFQLINTGLFAHELPIDIKKNIVWKCWKHFCNMMGKKIPISIELEKNMPISSGLGSSACSIVSSTIAMKEFFNISLTQLELLIIMGKLEGEISGSIHYDNVAPCYLGGLQLIINEENNIHQSIPIFKEWIWIVAWPGIKLSTETSRSLLPLKYTKQVCIKHSQHLAGFIHATYTKQPNLAIQLMKDIIAEPYRIKIIPNFFNAKKILIELGALNCGISGSGPTLFAICNNMKSAKKIAQWLTKHYLQNQTGFVHICNVDILGTRKIG, from the coding sequence ATGGTAAAATTTTTTTCTCCTGCATCAATAGGTAATGTAGGAGTAGGATTCGATGTTCTAGGTTTAGCTATATCACCAATAGATGGTAGTTTTTTAGGAGATAGTATCTCTATCAAAGCATCAAATAAATTTCAATTAATTAATACCGGTTTATTTGCACATGAATTACCTATCGATATTAAAAAAAATATCGTATGGAAATGTTGGAAACACTTTTGCAACATGATGGGAAAAAAAATTCCAATTTCTATTGAATTAGAAAAAAATATGCCCATTTCTTCTGGATTAGGATCCAGTGCATGTTCTATAGTATCTTCAACCATTGCCATGAAAGAATTCTTTAATATATCTTTGACTCAATTAGAATTACTAATTATTATGGGTAAACTAGAAGGAGAAATATCTGGAAGTATTCATTATGATAATGTAGCACCATGTTATCTTGGAGGATTACAATTAATTATTAATGAAGAAAATAATATTCATCAATCTATTCCAATATTTAAAGAATGGATTTGGATTGTAGCATGGCCTGGAATTAAATTATCTACAGAAACATCTCGATCATTATTACCTTTAAAATATACTAAACAAGTTTGTATAAAACACAGCCAACATTTAGCTGGGTTTATACATGCAACTTATACCAAACAACCTAATCTTGCTATTCAATTAATGAAAGATATTATTGCAGAACCATATCGTATTAAAATAATACCAAATTTCTTTAATGCAAAAAAAATACTTATCGAATTAGGCGCTCTAAATTGTGGAATTTCAGGATCAGGTCCTACCCTATTTGCTATATGTAACAATATGAAATCAGCAAAAAAAATAGCTCAATGGCTAACTAAACATTATTTACAAAACCAAACAGGTTTTGTACATATTTGCAATGTAGACATACTTGGTACAAGAAAAATAGGATAA